The following nucleotide sequence is from Armatimonadota bacterium.
GCCGTGGACGAGCTGGTGGAGCGGGTGCGTGCGGAAACTGCGGAGGAGATGGCCCGGCTGCAGGCACGTTTCCCCCAGGCGCGGACGGTGTTGCGGGAGGGCTCCACCCGGCCGACCATCCTGCAGGTGGCCGAGGAGGTTGGAGCCGACCTGATCGTCATGGGCACCCACGGGCGCACCGGCCTGGCCCGCGTCCTCCTGGGCAGCGTGGCGGAGTACGTGGTGCGGCACAGCCGCATCCCGGTGCTGACCATCCGGGAAGCAGAGTCAAAGTGACCTGAGATTCACCGGCGCGGTCCCGCAGCCCGCACGGCCTCGGGGACCTGGTGGGCAAACTGCGCGAAGTTCTGGGCGAACATCTCCGCCAGCTTTTGCGCCTGCAGGTCGTAGGCCCCCCCATCCCCCCACGTCTCCCGGGGATTGAGGATCTCCGCAGGAACGTCAGGGACGGCGGTAGGGACGGCCAGGCCGAAGACGGGGTCAGGTCGCAGGGGCACCTCCTCCAGGGCGCCGTCCAGGGCGGCGCGGACCATGGCCCTGGTGTACTCCAGGCGGATGCGCCGGCCGACGCCGTACGGGCCGCCGCTCCATCCGGTGTTGACCAGCCAGGTGGCCACGCCGTGGCGGCGGAGGCGCTCGCCCAGCATCTCCGCGTAAACGATGGGAGAGAGGGCCATAAACGGCGCGCCGAAGCAGGCGCTGAAGGTGGCCTGCGGCTCGGTGACGCCCCGCTCGGTGCCCGCCACCTTGGCCGTATACCCGGAGAGGAAGTGGTACATGGCCTGGGGGGGAGAGAGGCGGGCGATGGGCGGAAGGATCCCGAAGGCGTCGGCGGTAAGCATGATGACGGCGCGCGGGTGGCTGCCCAGCCCGTCGCGGGTGGCGTTGGGGATGTGCGTGATGGGGTACGCCGCCCGGGTGTTCTCGGTAAGGGAATCGTCGTCCAGGTCCACCCTGCCTGTAGTACTGTCGAAGCCCACGTTCTCCAGAATGGTGCCGAAGCGGCGGGTGGTCTCGTAGATCTCCGGCTCCGCCTGGGGGGAGAGGCGGATCACCTTGGCATAGCAGCCCCCCTCACAGTTGAAGATACCGCGGTCGCTCCACCCGTGCTCGTCGTCGCCGATGAGGCGGCGTGCCGGGTCGGCGGAAAGGGTGGTCTTGCCGGTCCCCGAGAGGCCGAAGAAAATGGCCACATCACCTCCAGAGCCCATGTTCGCCGAGCAGTGCATGGAGAGCACACCCCGCTGCGGAAGCAGGTAGTTGAGCAGCGTGAAGACCGACTTCTTGATCTCCCCTGCGTAGTGGGTGCCCCCGATAAGGACCAGGCGCTGTCCGAAGTGGATGACGATGAAAACCTCTGAGCGGGTGCCGTCCAGCTCGGGGATGGCGTGGAAGTTGGGCGCGTGAATTACGGTGAACTGGGGAACATGGGCGGGCAGCTCCG
It contains:
- a CDS encoding phosphoenolpyruvate carboxykinase; this translates as METPGVHSRYGVEHHGFRNVNNIYWNLTTPQLYEEAIRRREGRLAHLGPLVVRTGHHTGRSPNDKFVVQEPSSAEHIWWGPVNRPMPPEQFDLLHRRLLAYFQGKDLFVQDCFVCADPEYRLPLRVITETAWHSLFARVMFIRPHRAELPAHVPQFTVIHAPNFHAIPELDGTRSEVFIVIHFGQRLVLIGGTHYAGEIKKSVFTLLNYLLPQRGVLSMHCSANMGSGGDVAIFFGLSGTGKTTLSADPARRLIGDDEHGWSDRGIFNCEGGCYAKVIRLSPQAEPEIYETTRRFGTILENVGFDSTTGRVDLDDDSLTENTRAAYPITHIPNATRDGLGSHPRAVIMLTADAFGILPPIARLSPPQAMYHFLSGYTAKVAGTERGVTEPQATFSACFGAPFMALSPIVYAEMLGERLRRHGVATWLVNTGWSGGPYGVGRRIRLEYTRAMVRAALDGALEEVPLRPDPVFGLAVPTAVPDVPAEILNPRETWGDGGAYDLQAQKLAEMFAQNFAQFAHQVPEAVRAAGPRR
- a CDS encoding universal stress protein; its protein translation is MTGEQQAAGPEVRVRRILFPTDFSPGAETAAHWAEVMRRTFGAELVILHVLDLSLAGLAGLSTQVAMMPAVDELVERVRAETAEEMARLQARFPQARTVLREGSTRPTILQVAEEVGADLIVMGTHGRTGLARVLLGSVAEYVVRHSRIPVLTIREAESK